One window from the genome of Oryza glaberrima chromosome 3, OglaRS2, whole genome shotgun sequence encodes:
- the LOC127767220 gene encoding rhamnogalacturonan I rhamnosyltransferase 4-like: MARHKSSPPAIRRRGVGMLRWAVRVASSIVLWTALLHLSSLLGLPRPPLLAARPSCLGGGGGGGSNSSASSAVTVAAADEVGRLAPPAVPRRRVYKSNGYLLISCNGGLNQMRAAICDMVTVARYMNLTMVVPELDKQSFWADPSDFGDIFDVNHFINSLQDEVKIIRELPQKFSRKVPFSMQPISWSSEKYYLRQILPLVRKHKVVRFSRTDSRLANNGLPLKLQKLRCRVNYNALQFAPSIEALGKKMISALRKTGSFIVLHLRYEMDMLAFSGCTHGCSDEETAELTRMRYAYPWWKEKEIDSEKKRLEGLCPLTPGETTLVLKALGFPRDTRIYIASGEIYGGEKRLTELKTEFPNIIRKEMLLSADELRPFQKHSTQMAALDYLVSIASDVFIPSNDGNMAKVVEGHRRFMGFHKTIQLDRKKLVELIDLLEDQELSWDEFSTAVKELHEGRMSEPTRRKAIAGQPKEEDYFYANPHECLGVARKRREKLKHTEI; encoded by the exons ATGGCCAGGCAcaagagctcgccgccggcgatccgccgccgcggggtCGGCATGCTCCGGTGGGCGGTGCGCGTCGCCTCGAGCATCGTGCTCTGGACGGCCCTCCTCCATTTATCCAGCCTCCTCGGCCTCCCCCgcccgccgctcctcgccgcccggCCCTCCTgcctaggcggcggcggcggcggtggcagcaacTCCAGCGCCTCCTCTGCTGTAaccgtcgctgccgccgacgaggtcgggCGCCTCGCGCCCCCGGCTGTGCCTCGCAGGA GGGTTTATAAGAGTAATGGTTATCTTCTTATTTCATGCAATGGTGGTCTGAACCAAATGCGAGCTGCG ATATGTGACATGGTAACTGTAGCACGCTATATGAACCTGACTATGGTGGTACCTGAACTTGATAAGCAGTCCTTCTGGGCTGATCCTAG TGATTTTGGAGATATTTTTGATGTAAACCACTTCATCAATTCTTTACAAGATGAAGTAAAGATCATCAGGGAACTGCCACAGAAATTCAGCAGGAAAGTTCCATTCTCAATGCAGCCAATCAGCTGGTCTAGCGAGAAGTACTATTTGAGACAG ATCTTGCCTCTAGTACGGAAGCATAAGGTGGTACGTTTTAGCAGGACAGATTCTCGCCTTGCAAATAATGGCCTTCCTTTAAAGCTCCAAAAGCTTCGTTGCCGTGTTAACTACAATGCACTACAATTTGCACCATCAATTGAGGCTCTTGGCAAAAAGATGATATCAGCTCTTAGGAAAACTGGATCTTTTATTGTGCTTCATCTGAGATACGAGATGGATATGCTTGCATTCTCTGGTTGTACACATGGATGTTCTGACGAAGAAACAGCAGAGCTCACGAGAATGAG GTATGCGTACCCTTggtggaaagaaaaagaaatagattctgaaaagaaaaggctCGAAGGATTATGCCCCCTAACACCCGGAGAAACAACATTAGTACTCAAAGCTCTTGGTTTCCCCAGGGACACTCGGATATATATTGCCTCGGGTGAAATCTATGGTGGTGAAAAAAGATTAACTGAACTGAAGACAGAATTCCCTAACATT ATTCGGAAGGAGATGCTTTTATCTGCTGATGAGTTACGCCCCTTCCAGAAGCATTCGACTCAAATGGCAGCCCTGGACTATCTTGTGTCTATTGCTAGTGATGTTTTTATCCCCAGTAATGACGGAAACATGGCTAAGGTTGTAGAAGGACATCGCAG ATTTATGGGCTTTCACAAAACCATACAGCTTGATAGGAAAAAGCTAGTTGAGCTTATAGATCTTCTTGAAGATCAGGAGCTGTCCTGGGACGAATTCTCTACTGCTGTGAAGGAGCTACACGAGGGCCGAATGAGCGAACCCACCAGAAGGAAAGCTATTGCCGGGCAGCCAAAGGAAGAGGACTACTTCTATGCTAATCCACATGAATGTCTTGGAGTTGCGAGAAAGCGAAGGGAGAAGCTAAAACATACTGAGATATGA
- the LOC127767128 gene encoding transmembrane emp24 domain-containing protein p24delta9-like: MTASRSLLAVILLAATAADVDALVFDVPSGGSKCLTEELRRGALSHASYRVAEATSAASSAVSARVAGPRGEELHLTEGVEAGEFRFEAAEDGRYTACFWTPRYLRGAIVSIDVQWTTEVRDHAGGAGSPPAVAAAKEGHIDSMIGELKKLEVSTRLIHEEMISLRRSEGEMQKLNEDTTMKIHSFTLLSLAVCVGVAGLQLWHLKTFFQKRHIL; encoded by the exons ATGACCGCCTCGAGGTCTCTCCTCGCCGTCATCCTCCtggccgcgaccgccgccgacgtcgacgcccTGGTGTTCGACGTGCCATCGGGCGGCTCCAAGTGCCTGACCGAggagctccgccgcggcgcgctctCCCACGCGTCGTACCGCGTGGCCGAGGCCacgtcggcggcgtcctccgCGGTCTCGGCGCGCGTGGCGGGGCCCCGCGGCGAGGAGCTGCACCTGACGGAGGGCGTGGAGGCCGGGGAGTTCAGgttcgaggcggcggaggacggcagGTACACCGCCTGCTTCTGGACGCCACGCTACTTGCGCGGCGCCATTGTCTCCATCGACGTGCAGTGGACCACCGAAGTCCGCGACCACGCCGGTGGTGCAGGCTCCCcgccagccgtcgccgccgccaaggaaGGCCACATCGAt TCGATGATTGGAGAGTTGAAGAAATTGGAGGTTTCTACTCGGCTCATACATGAAGAGATGATTTCTCTCCGACGGAG CGAGGGTGAGATGCAAAAGCTCAACGAAGACACGACCATGAAAATACACTCGTTCACCCTGCTATCGCTGGCAGTTTGCGTTGGAGTTGCAGGGCTGCAGCTGTGGCATCTAAAGACTTTCTTCCAAAAAAGACACATACTTTAG
- the LOC127767126 gene encoding probable apyrase 1 isoform X1: MRRFSAAAGARQQQQQGEAVSDRVLRFRGVLVVVLAPVLLISLVLLLMPRAPASATVEGSAGELVAAAGRRWGPRAVSGLGDGSTRYAVIFDAGSSGSRVHVYCFDGNLDLLPIGKEIELFKQKKPGLSAYAMDPQEAAKSLVSLLEEAEKVVPVELREQTPVRVGATAGLRALGTEKSEEILQAVRDLLQDKSSFRSQPEWVTVLDGSQEGAFQWVTINYLLGNLGKPYSHTVGVVDLGGGSVQMAYGISEKDAGKAPPVAEGEDSYVKELLLKGTTYYLYVHSYLRYGLLAARAEILKAGEGNDYRNCMLEGHHGQYRYGDDIFEASGLSSGASYSKCRAVAVRALKVDEPACTHMKCTFGGVWNGGGGDGQKNLFVASFFFDRAAEAGFVNPKAPFANVKPSDFEEAARRVCKLNVKDAQATYPDVSVENVPYLCMDLVYQYTLLVDGFGVDPYQDITLVKKVPYSNSFVEAAWPLGSAIEVASSS, from the exons ATGCGCCGCttctcggccgccgccggggcgcggcagcagcagcagcagggggagGCCGTGTCCGACCGCGTCCTCCGCTTCCGCGGGGTCCTCGTCGTGGTGCTCGCGCCGGTGCTCCTCATCTCGCTCGTGCTCCTTCTCATGCCTCGCGCGCCCGCCTCCGCTACCGTCGAGGGCTCTGCCGGTGagctcgtcgccgctgccggacGGAGGTGGGGCCCCCGGGCCGTCAGCGGACTTGGGGACGGATCCACCAGGTACGCTGTGATATTTGATGCTGGGAGCTCCGGGAGCCGCGTGCACGTGTACTGCTTCGATGGGAACCTGGATCTGCTGCCTATTGGAAAGGAAATCGAGCTGTTCAAGCAG AAAAAACCAGGCCTCAGTGCCTATGCCATGGACCCACAAGAAGCTGCTAAGTCACTTGTTTCTCTTCTAGAGGAAGCTGAAAAAGTAGTTCCTGTGGAATTACGTGAGCAAACTCCTGTCAGGGTTGGG GCTACTGCAGGCCTGAGAGCATTAGGGACTGAAAAGTCTGAAGAAATTTTGCAAGCG GTAAGGGATCTTCTTCAAGACAAGAGCTCTTTCAGATCCCAACCAGAATGGGTTACCGTTCTAGATGGATCTCAGGAAGGTGCATTCCAGTGG GTTACCATCAATTATCTGTTGGGAAATTTGGGAAAGCCTTACTCACACACGGTTGGAGTGGTTGATCTAGGTGGTGGTTCTGTCCAAATGGCTTATGGCATCTCAGAGAAGGATGCAGGAAAGGCTCCTCCAGTTGCAGAAGGTGAAGATTCATATGTGAAGGAGCTTCTACTTAAGGGAACAACATATTATCTTTATGTTCACAG TTATTTGCGTTATGGATTGCTGGCGGCTAGAGCAGAGATCTTAAAAGCAGGTGAAGGCAATGATTACCGCAACTGTATGTTGGAAGGACATCATG GACAATACAGATATGGTGACGATATATTCGAAGCATCAGGTTTGTCATCTGGTGCAAGTTATTCCAAGTGCAGGGCTGTTGCTGTGAGAGCTCTCAAAGTTGACGAACCAGCATGCACTCACATGAAATGTACATTTGGTGGTGTGTGGaatggtggtggaggagatggGCAGAAGAATCTTTTTGTTGCATCATTTTTCTTCGATCGGGCTGCTGAG GCCGGTTTTGTAAACCCGAAGGCACCATTTGCTAACGTTAAACCCTCAGACTTCGAAGAAGCTGCACGACGTGTTTGTAAACTGAATGTGAAGGATGCACAGGCCACCTACCCGGATGTTTCAGTGGAGAACGTTCCATACCTTTGCATGGATCTAGTCTACCAGTACACGTTACTTGTGGATGGATTTG GTGTGGATCCCTACCAGGATATTACATTGGTAAAGAAGGTGCCTTATAGCAATTCATTTGTTGAAGCAGCATGGCCCCTTGGTAGTGCCATTGAGGTTGCATCTTCATCATAG
- the LOC127767126 gene encoding probable apyrase 1 isoform X2, with product MRRFSAAAGARQQQQQGEAVSDRVLRFRGVLVVVLAPVLLISLVLLLMPRAPASATVEGSAGELVAAAGRRWGPRAVSGLGDGSTRYAVIFDAGSSGSRVHVYCFDGNLDLLPIGKEIELFKQKKPGLSAYAMDPQEAAKSLVSLLEEAEKVVPVELREQTPVRVGATAGLRALGTEKSEEILQAVRDLLQDKSSFRSQPEWVTVLDGSQEGAFQWVTINYLLGNLGKPYSHTVGVVDLGGGSVQMAYGISEKDAGKAPPVAEGEDSYVKELLLKGTTYYLYVHSYLRYGLLAARAEILKAGEGNDYRNCMLEGHHGQYRYGDDIFEASGLSSGASYSKCRAVAVRALKVDEPACTHMKCTFGGVWNGGGGDGQKNLFVASFFFDRAAEVWIPTRILHW from the exons ATGCGCCGCttctcggccgccgccggggcgcggcagcagcagcagcagggggagGCCGTGTCCGACCGCGTCCTCCGCTTCCGCGGGGTCCTCGTCGTGGTGCTCGCGCCGGTGCTCCTCATCTCGCTCGTGCTCCTTCTCATGCCTCGCGCGCCCGCCTCCGCTACCGTCGAGGGCTCTGCCGGTGagctcgtcgccgctgccggacGGAGGTGGGGCCCCCGGGCCGTCAGCGGACTTGGGGACGGATCCACCAGGTACGCTGTGATATTTGATGCTGGGAGCTCCGGGAGCCGCGTGCACGTGTACTGCTTCGATGGGAACCTGGATCTGCTGCCTATTGGAAAGGAAATCGAGCTGTTCAAGCAG AAAAAACCAGGCCTCAGTGCCTATGCCATGGACCCACAAGAAGCTGCTAAGTCACTTGTTTCTCTTCTAGAGGAAGCTGAAAAAGTAGTTCCTGTGGAATTACGTGAGCAAACTCCTGTCAGGGTTGGG GCTACTGCAGGCCTGAGAGCATTAGGGACTGAAAAGTCTGAAGAAATTTTGCAAGCG GTAAGGGATCTTCTTCAAGACAAGAGCTCTTTCAGATCCCAACCAGAATGGGTTACCGTTCTAGATGGATCTCAGGAAGGTGCATTCCAGTGG GTTACCATCAATTATCTGTTGGGAAATTTGGGAAAGCCTTACTCACACACGGTTGGAGTGGTTGATCTAGGTGGTGGTTCTGTCCAAATGGCTTATGGCATCTCAGAGAAGGATGCAGGAAAGGCTCCTCCAGTTGCAGAAGGTGAAGATTCATATGTGAAGGAGCTTCTACTTAAGGGAACAACATATTATCTTTATGTTCACAG TTATTTGCGTTATGGATTGCTGGCGGCTAGAGCAGAGATCTTAAAAGCAGGTGAAGGCAATGATTACCGCAACTGTATGTTGGAAGGACATCATG GACAATACAGATATGGTGACGATATATTCGAAGCATCAGGTTTGTCATCTGGTGCAAGTTATTCCAAGTGCAGGGCTGTTGCTGTGAGAGCTCTCAAAGTTGACGAACCAGCATGCACTCACATGAAATGTACATTTGGTGGTGTGTGGaatggtggtggaggagatggGCAGAAGAATCTTTTTGTTGCATCATTTTTCTTCGATCGGGCTGCTGAG GTGTGGATCCCTACCAGGATATTACATTGGTAA